A window from Hoeflea sp. IMCC20628 encodes these proteins:
- a CDS encoding MFS transporter, translating into MHSLRPLIPLLTTAGVLLAGNGLQGTLISLRGSAEGFSPTVIGLAGAGYYFGFIIGCWMTPWLLRTTGHIRAFAAMAAIAACASLAMVMVIDPFFWFLMRLVTGICFASLFANVESWINSQITNANRARTLAIYRFVDLGAVTASQYLLPIFGIGGFEIFAVMTMLIILSIVPVSLADRSNPAPPAPFSFSPKRLWLVSPLASAGAITVGLTTASFRSVGPLYAESLGLQVSDIASFMSAGIIGGIMLQYPLGYLSDKIGRRTVLLMATTGSTLCGLFMVWFAGSDVALNLTGIFLWGAFTMPLYSLSAAHANDRAKDGEFVQIASGLMFFWAIGASIGPLLSAVLVDWLGPVAFFAFICAMHGSFVVYTIIRIIRGAPDEPDRGRFTGLLRTSPVFARMASQSVNRMPDTDDPNPFPGQDKPEKSR; encoded by the coding sequence ATGCATTCGCTTCGTCCGCTCATACCACTTTTGACAACCGCAGGCGTGCTGCTGGCCGGCAACGGTCTGCAGGGCACGCTGATCAGCCTGCGTGGCTCGGCGGAGGGGTTTTCGCCGACCGTCATCGGGCTTGCCGGCGCGGGCTATTATTTCGGTTTCATCATCGGCTGCTGGATGACGCCGTGGCTGCTGCGGACCACCGGACACATTCGCGCCTTTGCCGCCATGGCCGCGATTGCGGCTTGCGCCTCGCTCGCCATGGTGATGGTCATCGATCCGTTCTTCTGGTTCCTGATGCGGCTGGTCACCGGGATCTGCTTTGCATCGCTGTTTGCCAATGTGGAAAGCTGGATCAACTCACAGATCACCAACGCCAACCGGGCCAGAACCCTGGCGATCTACCGTTTTGTCGATCTGGGCGCCGTGACCGCATCACAGTATCTGTTGCCGATTTTCGGCATTGGCGGGTTCGAGATCTTTGCAGTGATGACGATGCTGATCATCCTGTCGATTGTGCCGGTGTCGCTCGCAGATCGTTCGAACCCTGCCCCGCCAGCACCCTTTTCCTTCAGCCCAAAACGATTGTGGCTGGTGTCGCCGCTGGCCTCGGCCGGCGCCATCACCGTCGGGCTGACAACGGCGTCATTCCGCTCGGTGGGACCGCTCTATGCGGAAAGCCTCGGCCTGCAGGTCTCCGACATCGCCTCGTTCATGAGTGCCGGCATCATCGGCGGGATCATGCTGCAATATCCGCTCGGCTATCTGTCCGACAAGATCGGCCGCCGTACCGTGCTGCTGATGGCAACCACCGGCTCCACCCTGTGCGGGCTGTTCATGGTCTGGTTTGCGGGCAGCGATGTGGCGCTCAATCTGACCGGCATTTTCCTGTGGGGGGCGTTCACCATGCCGCTCTACTCGCTGTCGGCGGCACACGCCAATGACCGGGCCAAGGACGGTGAATTCGTGCAGATCGCCTCTGGCCTGATGTTCTTCTGGGCCATCGGCGCCTCGATTGGCCCGCTTTTGTCGGCAGTGCTGGTCGACTGGCTCGGCCCGGTGGCGTTTTTCGCCTTTATCTGTGCCATGCACGGCAGCTTCGTTGTCTACACCATCATACGGATCATCCGCGGAGCGCCCGATGAACCCGACCGTGGCCGGTTCACCGGATTGTTGCGCACCTCGCCGGTTTTTGCGCGCATGGCGTCACAGTCAGTCAACCGAATGCCGGACACGGATGATCCAAATCCGTTTCCAGGGCAAGACAAACCGGAAAAATCCCGCTAA
- the rnd gene encoding ribonuclease D has translation MITTTEALAAFCTRLASHDFVTVDTEFLRETTYWPELCLIQMAGPDDEGIVDPQAEGIDLKPFFDLMADSSVIKVFHAARQDIEIVVKLGDLVPHPIFDTQVAAMVCGFGESISYDQLVSRITGAPIDKSSRFTDWSRRPLSDKQLDYALADVTHLRDVYLELVSRLEAENRAHWLIDEMAILETRATYEVEPEDAWRRLKMRVKKPAELCVLQHVAAWREREAKARNVPRGRVIKDDAIYEIAQQQPQDSEALSRLRTIPRGWERSQQGATIVEIVKEALETPKDEMPRLPRQRQAPEGAQAAVELLRVLLKLTVEKENVAAKIIATSDDLEAIAIDGEAADVGALKGWRRELFGDRALKLIRGEVALRFTDKKVEAVEL, from the coding sequence ATGATTACAACGACCGAGGCGCTTGCCGCCTTTTGCACCCGCCTTGCCAGCCACGACTTTGTCACTGTTGACACCGAGTTCCTGCGTGAGACCACCTATTGGCCCGAGCTCTGCCTCATCCAGATGGCAGGCCCGGACGACGAAGGTATCGTCGACCCGCAAGCTGAAGGGATTGATCTCAAACCATTTTTTGACCTGATGGCGGATTCGTCGGTGATCAAGGTGTTTCACGCCGCGCGCCAGGACATCGAAATCGTGGTCAAGCTCGGAGATCTGGTTCCGCACCCGATTTTCGACACCCAGGTCGCGGCCATGGTCTGCGGTTTCGGCGAATCAATTTCCTATGATCAGCTGGTTTCGCGGATCACCGGCGCACCAATCGACAAATCCTCGCGATTTACCGACTGGAGCCGCCGGCCGCTCAGCGACAAGCAGCTGGATTACGCCCTGGCCGACGTCACCCATCTGCGCGATGTCTATCTCGAGCTTGTCTCCCGGCTGGAAGCCGAAAACCGCGCCCATTGGCTGATCGACGAAATGGCCATACTGGAAACGCGCGCCACCTATGAGGTCGAGCCCGAGGACGCCTGGCGGCGGCTGAAGATGCGGGTCAAGAAACCCGCCGAGCTGTGCGTGCTGCAGCATGTGGCAGCCTGGCGCGAACGCGAAGCCAAGGCCCGCAACGTGCCGCGCGGCCGGGTGATCAAGGACGACGCGATTTACGAGATCGCACAGCAGCAGCCGCAGGACAGCGAAGCTCTGTCGCGGCTGCGGACAATTCCGCGCGGCTGGGAGCGGTCGCAACAGGGCGCCACCATCGTCGAGATCGTCAAGGAAGCGCTTGAAACACCAAAGGACGAGATGCCGCGGCTGCCGCGCCAGAGACAGGCGCCCGAGGGTGCTCAGGCCGCGGTGGAACTGCTGCGCGTGCTGCTCAAGCTGACGGTGGAAAAAGAGAATGTTGCCGCCAAGATCATCGCCACTTCCGATGACCTTGAAGCCATTGCCATTGACGGCGAAGCCGCCGATGTCGGAGCGCTGAAAGGCTGGCGCCGGGAATTGTTCGGCGACCGGGCGCTCAAGCTCATTCGCGGCGAAGTGGCGCTCAGATTTACCGACAAGAAGGTCGAAGCGGTCGAGCTTTAA
- the aspS gene encoding aspartate--tRNA ligase, which yields MHPYRSHTCAALRKSDTGATVRLSGWVHRVRDHGGLLFIDLRDHYGLTQIVADPDSPAFKTAEKVRGEWVIRIDGVVKERMADTINTNLGTGEIEVFAQEIEVLSAAKELPLPVFGEPDYPEDVRLKYRFLDLRRETLHKNIVTRTKVIADMRNRMTEIGFAEYATPILTASSPEGARDFLVPSRIHPGQFYALPQAPQQYKQLLMVAGFDRYFQIAPCFRDEDPRADRLPGEFYQLDLEMSFVTQEDVWDTMEPVMRGVFEQFAEGKPVTQKFRRIPHAESIRKYGSDKPDLRNPIEMQSVTEHFAGSGFKVFAGMIANNPKVEVWAIPAKTGGSRAFCDRMNSWAQGQGQPGLGYIFWRKEGDTIEGAGPIAKNIGPERTEALRIQMGLEDGDACFFAAGDPAKFARFAGDARTRAGEELNLVDEDRFELCWIVDFPFYEWDEDAKKVEFAHNPFSMPQGGMEALETQDPLSLMAYQYDLVCNGFEIASGSIRNQSPELMVKAFEKVGLSQADVEERFGGLYRAFQYGAPPHGGMAAGVDRVIMLIVGAKNLREVALFPMNQQAQDLLMGAPSPASPAQLRDLSIRPIPPKPE from the coding sequence ATGCATCCCTACCGTTCCCATACCTGTGCTGCGCTTCGCAAGAGCGATACCGGCGCCACCGTTCGACTTTCGGGCTGGGTGCACCGTGTCCGTGACCATGGCGGTCTGCTGTTCATCGACCTTCGCGACCATTACGGCCTGACCCAGATCGTCGCCGATCCGGATTCGCCGGCTTTCAAGACCGCGGAAAAGGTTCGCGGCGAATGGGTGATCCGCATCGACGGCGTCGTCAAGGAACGCATGGCCGACACCATCAACACCAATCTCGGCACCGGCGAGATCGAGGTCTTTGCCCAGGAGATCGAAGTTCTTTCGGCGGCCAAGGAGCTGCCGCTGCCGGTCTTTGGCGAGCCGGATTATCCCGAAGACGTGCGCCTCAAATACCGTTTCCTCGATTTGCGCCGCGAAACCCTGCACAAGAACATCGTCACCCGCACCAAGGTGATTGCCGACATGCGAAACCGCATGACCGAGATCGGGTTCGCCGAATACGCCACGCCGATCCTGACCGCGTCATCGCCCGAAGGCGCCCGCGACTTCCTGGTGCCGAGCCGCATTCATCCGGGCCAGTTCTACGCCCTGCCGCAGGCGCCGCAGCAATACAAGCAGCTCCTGATGGTCGCTGGCTTTGACCGCTACTTCCAGATCGCACCGTGTTTCCGCGATGAAGACCCGCGCGCTGACCGTCTGCCGGGCGAATTCTACCAGCTTGATTTGGAAATGAGCTTCGTCACCCAGGAAGATGTCTGGGACACGATGGAGCCGGTGATGCGCGGCGTGTTCGAACAGTTTGCCGAAGGCAAGCCGGTGACACAGAAATTCCGCCGCATCCCGCATGCCGAATCGATCCGCAAATACGGCTCCGACAAGCCCGATCTGCGCAACCCGATCGAGATGCAGTCGGTGACCGAACATTTCGCCGGTTCCGGCTTCAAGGTGTTTGCCGGCATGATCGCCAACAACCCCAAGGTTGAAGTCTGGGCCATTCCCGCCAAGACCGGCGGCAGCCGCGCATTCTGCGACCGGATGAACTCCTGGGCGCAAGGCCAGGGCCAGCCGGGTCTGGGCTATATCTTCTGGCGCAAGGAAGGCGACACCATCGAAGGTGCCGGCCCGATCGCCAAGAACATCGGACCGGAGCGCACCGAAGCCCTCCGCATCCAGATGGGCCTTGAAGACGGTGACGCCTGCTTCTTCGCAGCCGGCGATCCGGCGAAGTTCGCCCGCTTTGCAGGCGACGCCCGCACCCGCGCTGGCGAGGAACTCAACCTCGTCGACGAAGACCGTTTCGAACTGTGCTGGATTGTCGACTTCCCGTTCTACGAATGGGACGAGGACGCCAAGAAGGTCGAGTTTGCACACAACCCGTTCTCGATGCCTCAGGGCGGCATGGAAGCGCTCGAGACCCAGGATCCGCTGAGCCTCATGGCCTATCAGTACGATCTCGTCTGCAACGGCTTCGAAATTGCCTCGGGTTCGATTCGTAACCAGTCGCCCGAACTGATGGTCAAGGCCTTTGAAAAGGTCGGCTTGAGCCAGGCCGATGTGGAAGAACGCTTCGGCGGTCTCTACCGTGCATTCCAGTACGGTGCGCCACCGCATGGCGGCATGGCAGCCGGTGTCGATCGGGTGATCATGCTGATCGTCGGCGCCAAGAACCTGCGCGAAGTGGCGCTGTTCCCGATGAACCAGCAGGCCCAGGACCTGTTGATGGGCGCTCCAAGCCCGGCATCGCCGGCGCAATTGCGCGATCTCTCTATCCGCCCGATTCCGCCCAAGCCTGAATAG
- a CDS encoding cyclopropane-fatty-acyl-phospholipid synthase family protein yields the protein MSAKSRLKSFRKLVAHARKVLELDIGFRLWDGSTVPEDLDPKAFTILLADEGLVAALLRSPNPETLLNLWVSKRIDFENGDMFDLVARRPKVRTREIRKTLNKFLVFNTLRKFMFVGKGGPWPLSDQPDEKPSDGNAEENQKNIAYHYDVSNAFYNLFLDEQMVYTCGYCTLWDNDIDQMQSDKLEMICRKMRLQPGDKMLDIGFGWGSLALYAAANYAVHVTGVTLSERQFEFAKAKAEELGLSDRVNFILLDYAKVEGEFDKISSIGMHEAIGIDNYPTYYSTIARVLKPGGIYLHHAITRPAKKDAKTFRKKNKEFALLTKYIFPGGELDHIGNTVMNLEQHGFEVHDVENWREHYQRTCKLWHDRLLANYDAAVAEVGEVKTRLWLVYLGGCSIAFERNTVRLYQTVTTRVRRGPAGLPPTRADLYR from the coding sequence ATGAGCGCCAAAAGCCGTCTGAAAAGTTTCCGCAAACTCGTCGCTCATGCACGCAAGGTTCTTGAACTCGACATCGGATTCAGGCTCTGGGACGGATCAACCGTACCCGAGGATCTTGATCCAAAGGCCTTTACGATCCTTCTGGCTGACGAAGGTCTGGTTGCAGCGCTGTTGCGCTCTCCCAATCCCGAAACCCTGCTCAATCTCTGGGTGTCCAAGCGCATCGACTTTGAAAACGGCGACATGTTCGACCTGGTGGCGCGACGGCCCAAGGTTCGTACCCGCGAGATCCGCAAGACGCTCAACAAATTCCTGGTTTTCAACACGCTGCGCAAATTCATGTTTGTCGGCAAGGGCGGGCCATGGCCGCTGAGCGATCAGCCCGACGAGAAACCGTCTGACGGCAATGCCGAGGAAAACCAGAAGAACATCGCCTATCACTATGATGTCTCAAACGCGTTTTATAATCTCTTTCTCGACGAGCAGATGGTCTACACCTGCGGCTATTGCACCCTTTGGGACAATGACATTGACCAGATGCAGAGCGACAAGCTGGAGATGATCTGCCGCAAAATGCGGCTGCAGCCCGGCGACAAGATGCTCGACATCGGCTTTGGCTGGGGCTCGCTGGCGCTCTATGCGGCAGCCAATTACGCTGTTCATGTCACCGGCGTCACCCTGTCCGAGCGCCAGTTTGAATTTGCCAAGGCAAAAGCCGAGGAGCTTGGATTGTCGGACCGGGTGAATTTCATCCTGCTTGATTATGCCAAGGTGGAGGGCGAATTCGACAAGATCTCCTCGATCGGCATGCATGAAGCCATCGGCATCGACAATTACCCGACCTATTACTCAACCATCGCCCGCGTGCTCAAGCCGGGCGGCATCTATCTGCACCACGCCATCACCCGGCCTGCCAAAAAGGACGCCAAGACCTTCCGCAAGAAGAACAAGGAGTTCGCGCTGCTGACGAAATACATCTTCCCCGGCGGCGAACTTGATCACATCGGCAATACGGTGATGAATCTGGAGCAGCACGGCTTCGAGGTGCATGATGTAGAGAACTGGCGCGAGCATTACCAGCGTACCTGCAAGCTCTGGCACGACCGGTTGCTGGCCAATTACGACGCCGCCGTCGCCGAAGTCGGAGAGGTCAAGACCAGGCTCTGGCTTGTCTATCTCGGCGGCTGCTCGATTGCGTTCGAGCGCAACACGGTGCGGCTCTACCAGACCGTGACGACGCGCGTCAGACGTGGACCGGCGGGATTGCCGCCGACCCGTGCTGATTTGTATAGATAA